In Taeniopygia guttata chromosome Z, bTaeGut7.mat, whole genome shotgun sequence, one genomic interval encodes:
- the LOC140681995 gene encoding E3 ubiquitin-protein ligase Topors-like has product MCILRTGPRTQSLFFGEDGACEIAENSNFSPKAGTSKLPTDAPPNSKCPICLDRFDNVAYLNHCLHRFCFCCIQEWPKNKAECPLCKQPFFSIFHTIRAEDDFKEYILSPLETSSFASPDGRRFRYRTTLTRERRMRGSPSQRMLSPLDNGMLFEGLSSEPTWHRYREVQQMIRRLASRRKASAEGRSLRQIQEEDMISFRRALYRTGVRIRSIQDGGRYREISAEFFRHNPACLHRLVPWLKRELTVLFGAHGSLINIVQHIIMSNVTRYDLESQAFADDLKPFLLNRTEHFLHEFISFARCPFNLEAYDQHANYDCPAPSYEEGSHSDSSIITISPDVAYPQGPDNSLSVPGLGQAPWDDETPGPSYSISEEVRATVASPLESSESSDEDSASGSQRTKVQTELQANADSNDSGSSSDNCVIVGYVKPLAERTPEVVELSSDSEESIKEEKREDVKKQQPVQCHSWSDSEPSRSFSPHSPTYREDVGDCSWHKQCH; this is encoded by the coding sequence ATTGCGGAAAATAGCAATTTTTCGCCAAAAGCCGGCACCAGTAAGCTGCCGACAGATGCGCCTCCCAACTCCAAATGCCCCATCTGCCTCGATAGATTTGACAACGTTGCATATCTCAACCACTGCTTGCATAGgttctgcttctgctgcatCCAAGAATGGCcgaaaaacaaagcagaatgCCCGCTCTGCAAGCAgccctttttttccattttccatacGATTCGTGCTGAAGATGACTTCAAGGAGTACATACTCAGCCCTTTAGAAACAAGCTCTTTTGCCAGCCCCGATGGCCGGAGGTTTCGTTATCGCACTACCTTAACGAGGGAACGCCGCATGCGTGGTTCCCCTTCCCAAAGGATGCTGTCCCCTCTGGATAATGGGATGTTGTTTGAAGGGCTGTCAAGCGAGCCAACGTGGCACAGATACAGAGAGGTTCAGCAGATGATCCGGAGGCTGGCCTCAAGGAGAAAAGCTAGCGCGGAGGGCAGATCTCTGCGGCAGATTCAGGAGGAGGACATGATCAGCTTCCGCAGGGCTCTGTACCGCACCGGCGTGCGCATCCGCAGCATTCAGGACGGCGGCCGGTACCGAGAGATCTCGGCAGAGTTCTTCCGCCACAACCCCGCTTGCCTTCACCGCTTGGTTCCTTGGCTGAAGCGAGAACTTACAGTCCTGTTTGGTGCCCACGGGTCTCTGATCAATATTGTGCAGCACATAATCATGAGTAACGTAACCAGGTACGATCTGGAAAGTCAGGCCTTTGCTGATGATTTAAAGCCATTTTTGCTGAATCGGACAGAACACTTCCTGCACGAATTCATCAGTTTTGCTCGTTGTCCTTTTAACTTAGAAGCCTACGATCAACACGCCAATTATGACTGTCCTGCACCATCGTATGAGGAAGGAAGCCACTCAGACTCATCCATTATTACAATATCCCCAGATGTGGCGTACCCGCAAGGACCTGATAATAGTTTGTCTGTACCTGGTCTTGGTCAGGCCCCGTGGGATGATGAAACTCCGGGGCCTTCCTATTCCATTTCAGAAGAGGTTCGTGCCACCGTAGCTTCTCCTCTGGAGTCATCAGAAAGTTCAGATGAGGACTCTGCTTCAGGGAGCCAAAGAACCAAGGTGCAGACTGAGTTACAGGCTAATGCTGACTCAAACGACAGTGGCTCTTCCTCAGACAATTGTGTCATTGTTGGGTATGTTAAGCCATTAGCTGAGAGGACACCAGAGGTGGTTGAGCTGTCCTCTGACTCTGAGGAGTCCatcaaggaagagaaaagggaagatGTCAAGAAACAGCAACCAGTCCAGTGTCACAGCTGGAGTGACAGTGAACCAAGCAGGAGCTTCTCACCACATTCCCCAACATATAGGGAGGATGTAGGAGATTGCAGTTGGCATAAACAGTGCCATTAA